A genomic segment from Chitinophagaceae bacterium encodes:
- a CDS encoding homoserine kinase yields MQLDTNPQRTVKVSAPGTVANLVCGFDVLGLCLNHPADEMQVTITGKSVITISHTGEFPLPFDAAQNTAGAALLEIKKLLPAQTGFDIFIKKNINPGSGIGSSAASAAGAVVAANYLLGNPFTKEEMVQFALFGEKAASGVKHADNVAPCIYGGITLIRSIFPVDIIRLSSPPLWVTVVHPQIEVRTADARQILKKQVLLKDAIKQWGNIAGLVAGLLQHDYNLISRSLEDVIIEPVRSILIPEFNDIKKRSIRAGALGGGISGSGPSVFMLSKDEQTAQNVKTEMNKIYDAIGLLHQVHVTSINTQGVKIVTE; encoded by the coding sequence ATGCAATTGGATACAAATCCTCAAAGAACAGTTAAAGTAAGCGCACCTGGCACAGTAGCAAATTTGGTATGTGGCTTTGATGTGCTTGGCCTTTGCCTAAACCACCCGGCAGATGAAATGCAGGTTACCATTACCGGTAAATCTGTAATTACTATTTCCCATACAGGTGAGTTCCCTTTACCATTTGATGCGGCTCAAAATACTGCAGGCGCAGCATTGCTGGAAATAAAAAAATTATTACCTGCACAAACCGGCTTTGATATCTTCATTAAAAAAAATATAAACCCCGGAAGCGGTATTGGCTCCAGCGCAGCAAGTGCAGCAGGCGCAGTAGTTGCTGCCAATTATTTATTGGGCAACCCGTTTACAAAAGAAGAAATGGTTCAGTTTGCATTATTTGGTGAAAAAGCGGCTTCGGGTGTAAAACATGCAGATAATGTTGCTCCCTGCATTTATGGCGGCATTACCTTAATCCGCAGCATTTTTCCTGTGGATATCATAAGGCTTTCTTCACCGCCACTTTGGGTTACAGTTGTTCATCCTCAAATAGAAGTACGCACTGCAGATGCCAGGCAAATTCTAAAAAAACAAGTATTGCTAAAAGATGCCATAAAACAATGGGGAAATATTGCCGGATTGGTTGCTGGTTTATTACAACACGACTATAACCTTATATCCAGGAGTCTCGAAGATGTAATTATAGAACCGGTGAGGAGCATCCTCATACCTGAATTTAACGATATTAAAAAAAGAAGTATCCGGGCAGGTGCATTGGGTGGTGGCATATCGGGTTCTGGCCCATCTGTTTTTATGCTGAGCAAAGATGAGCAAACTGCTCAAAATGTAAAAACCGAAATGAATAAAATTTATGATGCCATTGGGCTATTGCATCAGGTTCATGTTACCAGCATCAATACGCAAGGAGTAAAAATTGTAACCGAATAA
- the thrA gene encoding bifunctional aspartate kinase/homoserine dehydrogenase I: MYVLKFGGSSVATADNIKKVISIIEQRHMNTKKLIVVSALGGITDMLLQCSLLAAEANEGYKELLNQVEQRHLDTARQLIPIQSQSSILSFIKMQCNEMEDIFNGIFLLKELSLRIKDKVMSYGELLSSKIIAAALESSNKVQWVDSTQLIKTNSQYGYAQVNFDATDTNIQKYFKENDTLLYVASGFIASDEKNINTTLGRGGSDYSAAIYASALHAKSMEIWTDVPGMMTADPRLVPAAKTIASISYQEAMELSHFGAKVVYPPTIQPAMNKGIPINIKNSFAPKDAGTVIEKKPKNTGSTVSGISSINNISLISLEGSGMVGIPGFSKRLFETLAAQKINVILITQSSSEHSICVGIDAHNAKTAKAAIDELFAYEIATKKVEPLVVENNLAIIALVGDQMKNHTGISGRLFTALGKNGVNIRAISQGSSERNISAVINKADIKKAINVIHEAFFEIEYKEINLFIAGTGNVGKKLIAQIARQQNYLMEKLGLKLKVTGIAKSKCFLIDENGIDVNNWEKLVNNGLQDGIKIFAKKIIEKNLRNSVFADITASEEVADVYKGLLEKSISVVACNKIACSSAYSVYQKLKQTAREYNTNFLFETNVGASLPVIITLNDLLQSGDNIKKIQGVLSGTLNYVFNHYNGSLPFASVVKQAQDEGYTEPDPRLDLGGKDVMRKIMILAREAGFAIEMDHIINNSFLPEECMNGSVDDFYRQMEKHEAHFKALYSDAKNAGCKLKFVAVFDEGKASVGLQHINEDHDFYHLYGKDNIVLYYTQRYTEQPLVIKGAGAGAEVTASGVFADILRAAKA, translated from the coding sequence ATGTATGTTTTAAAATTTGGCGGCAGCTCGGTTGCCACAGCAGACAATATTAAAAAAGTAATTTCCATTATTGAGCAAAGGCACATGAATACAAAAAAACTCATTGTTGTATCTGCCCTTGGCGGCATTACAGATATGTTGCTGCAATGTTCCCTATTGGCTGCTGAGGCTAATGAAGGTTACAAAGAACTGCTGAACCAGGTAGAGCAAAGGCATTTGGATACGGCACGGCAACTCATACCCATCCAATCTCAAAGTAGCATACTCAGTTTTATTAAAATGCAATGCAACGAAATGGAAGACATCTTCAACGGTATTTTTTTATTAAAAGAGCTTTCGCTGCGCATTAAAGACAAAGTGATGAGTTATGGCGAATTGCTCTCTTCCAAAATTATTGCTGCTGCACTTGAAAGTAGTAATAAAGTACAATGGGTGGACTCTACCCAACTAATAAAAACCAATTCTCAGTATGGTTATGCCCAGGTAAATTTTGATGCCACTGATACAAACATTCAAAAATATTTTAAGGAAAATGATACCCTTCTTTATGTTGCAAGTGGTTTTATTGCTTCAGATGAAAAAAACATAAATACCACACTTGGCCGTGGCGGATCCGATTACAGCGCAGCAATATATGCGTCAGCTTTACATGCCAAAAGCATGGAAATATGGACCGATGTACCCGGAATGATGACAGCTGACCCAAGGCTTGTACCCGCTGCTAAAACAATTGCTTCCATATCGTACCAGGAAGCAATGGAACTTTCGCATTTTGGCGCAAAGGTAGTTTATCCGCCAACCATTCAGCCTGCAATGAATAAAGGGATTCCTATAAATATTAAAAACAGTTTTGCCCCAAAAGATGCCGGAACCGTAATTGAAAAAAAACCAAAAAATACCGGCAGTACCGTTTCGGGTATTTCCAGCATCAATAACATTTCGCTTATCAGCCTGGAAGGCAGTGGTATGGTAGGTATTCCCGGTTTTTCAAAAAGACTTTTTGAAACATTGGCTGCACAAAAAATCAATGTTATTTTAATTACCCAAAGCTCCTCGGAGCATTCCATTTGTGTAGGCATTGATGCCCATAATGCCAAAACCGCAAAAGCCGCAATTGATGAACTTTTTGCTTACGAAATTGCCACAAAAAAAGTAGAGCCTTTGGTTGTAGAAAACAATCTTGCCATTATTGCACTGGTTGGCGATCAAATGAAAAACCACACCGGTATAAGTGGAAGATTATTTACTGCATTAGGTAAAAACGGGGTAAACATAAGGGCTATTTCACAGGGAAGTTCAGAGAGAAATATAAGTGCAGTTATCAATAAAGCCGATATAAAAAAAGCCATTAACGTAATTCATGAAGCGTTTTTTGAAATTGAATACAAAGAAATAAACTTATTTATTGCAGGCACAGGAAATGTAGGGAAAAAATTAATTGCCCAAATTGCCCGGCAACAAAATTACTTAATGGAAAAACTGGGCCTAAAATTAAAAGTTACCGGCATTGCCAAAAGCAAATGTTTTTTGATAGATGAAAATGGTATTGATGTAAATAATTGGGAAAAGCTGGTGAACAATGGATTGCAGGATGGCATAAAGATATTTGCAAAAAAAATTATTGAAAAAAACTTACGTAATTCTGTTTTTGCAGATATAACAGCAAGTGAAGAAGTGGCAGATGTTTATAAAGGCTTACTGGAAAAAAGCATTTCGGTAGTAGCCTGCAACAAAATTGCCTGCTCTTCTGCCTATTCTGTTTATCAAAAATTAAAACAAACTGCAAGGGAATATAACACCAATTTTTTATTTGAAACAAATGTGGGCGCAAGCCTCCCTGTAATAATTACTTTAAATGACTTATTGCAAAGTGGTGATAACATAAAAAAAATACAAGGCGTATTGAGCGGTACATTAAATTATGTATTTAATCATTACAACGGCAGCCTGCCTTTTGCATCTGTAGTAAAACAGGCTCAGGATGAAGGTTATACCGAACCCGATCCAAGGCTTGACCTGGGTGGAAAAGATGTAATGAGAAAAATAATGATTCTTGCCCGTGAAGCCGGCTTTGCAATTGAAATGGATCATATTATTAACAACAGTTTTCTACCCGAAGAATGCATGAACGGTTCTGTAGATGATTTTTACAGGCAAATGGAAAAACACGAAGCCCATTTTAAAGCTTTATATTCAGATGCTAAAAATGCAGGCTGCAAATTAAAATTTGTAGCCGTATTTGATGAAGGCAAAGCCTCTGTTGGCCTGCAGCACATTAATGAAGACCATGATTTTTATCACCTTTATGGAAAAGACAATATTGTTTTGTATTACACACAGCGTTATACCGAACAACCATTGGTAATTAAAGGAGCAGGTGCAGGTGCTGAAGTTACCGCATCTGGCGTATTTGCAGATATACTAAGGGCAGCAAAAGCCTAA
- a CDS encoding T9SS type A sorting domain-containing protein, translating into MKAILTILFCGCIYITKSQTITIDNTGGTSGLIGLGNNLYHASESLYTSDEIGAGNFTSVATAIEKIAFKAVAVGATTTFNNVNIYMKNVPSTTTTLTTGTYTTAGYTLVFSGSVSITATGFTDITLSTAFVRNNGDNLQVLVERTDNTSHTGFTYQTSNGNSVNLTLTTTRRYNGTAALSGSTVLAQSAFRPALRLKHEFVTDIAVQEVYTLGRLPIPNGTPHTVTALIKNFGTTTANNLNVTLNITGANTFTDVQTITTLTPDASQLVTFTSFSPAVLGNNNIAVSIPADDFTANDSKSSTQIVNENTWAYADGSAPFGSTGSTSSTVDFAAKYNTNINTSIIQMRLHFSNTPGRSYKIAFWDATGPGGSPGNLIWESPVNLTTNLGYNNIVLPTPVAINAGDFYAGVRQVVSASSIFLSYQKESPIRQGAFYYYNVPTSTWIDMNAVTTTPYRLMIEPKHLLAINAAAISISSQSAANCTKNINVTISNAGTNPIAPGTAAVTLNIGGANTYNATLNNTTSINAGGNEVIAFNGINTPNSGTNYDTAFVTLSGDDDQLNDTIASTFISGPAATLSGASSNGVALVKNCEDAGWTYYSDPADLNSYLLSINWDPGNSGANALPKANAIPRVQLDAGFFSATDIPTKKATYTLQRYWNVDLMGNTLTAPVNLRFFYNPADKVLVDNAASNFATANIGTLEPSQWFQLTAPSFVGDAAHVIPDFVLNSYPIYNSNTLNNTINGVLYAQFDGLADITGGTYATGVGPSTPLPLLLTNFEARQNGRKNLLTWRTANEINVQNFEIERSSNGINFSSIGEVAANGTMHYQFVDNTPLKGTNYYRLKIIDLNSSYRISETKLLSFNTSGIILYPNPLTTAAMLEIDAVNAGTFEISISDVAGTIIQLNTTYTIIQPGINRIPVNVARLAPGTYFINVKSDGLKQSIKFVKQ; encoded by the coding sequence ATGAAAGCAATTTTAACCATACTGTTTTGTGGCTGTATTTATATTACCAAAAGCCAAACCATTACTATAGACAATACCGGCGGCACTTCTGGCCTTATTGGCTTAGGCAATAACCTTTACCATGCCAGCGAATCATTGTATACCAGCGATGAAATTGGCGCAGGCAATTTTACTTCTGTTGCAACGGCAATAGAAAAAATAGCCTTTAAAGCAGTTGCGGTAGGAGCAACAACCACATTCAATAATGTAAATATTTACATGAAGAATGTACCATCTACAACAACCACACTTACTACCGGCACTTATACAACAGCAGGTTACACCCTGGTATTTAGCGGTAGCGTTTCTATTACTGCAACAGGATTTACCGATATTACATTAAGCACTGCATTTGTAAGAAACAACGGAGACAACCTGCAGGTACTAGTTGAACGCACAGACAATACTTCCCATACCGGGTTTACCTACCAAACGTCAAATGGCAACTCTGTAAACCTTACGCTTACTACTACCCGCCGCTACAATGGTACGGCTGCTTTGAGCGGAAGTACCGTATTGGCTCAAAGCGCTTTCAGGCCGGCCTTAAGATTAAAGCATGAATTTGTAACCGATATAGCGGTACAGGAAGTTTATACACTTGGTCGTTTACCCATCCCCAACGGTACACCACATACGGTTACTGCATTAATTAAAAATTTTGGTACCACTACTGCCAACAACCTCAATGTTACTTTAAATATTACAGGAGCAAATACATTTACCGATGTTCAAACCATCACTACACTTACACCGGACGCTTCTCAATTGGTAACCTTTACCAGTTTTTCTCCTGCGGTATTAGGCAATAATAATATTGCGGTTTCTATTCCTGCAGATGATTTTACTGCAAACGACAGCAAAAGTAGTACACAAATTGTAAATGAAAATACCTGGGCATATGCCGATGGATCTGCACCTTTTGGTTCTACCGGTTCTACTTCTTCAACGGTTGACTTTGCTGCAAAATATAATACCAATATCAATACCAGCATTATTCAAATGCGGTTGCATTTTTCCAATACGCCCGGACGTAGTTATAAAATTGCATTTTGGGATGCTACAGGCCCAGGTGGCTCCCCAGGAAACTTAATTTGGGAATCTCCTGTAAATCTCACTACAAACCTAGGATACAATAATATTGTATTGCCAACGCCTGTTGCAATTAATGCCGGTGATTTTTATGCAGGTGTAAGGCAGGTGGTTTCTGCCAGCAGTATTTTTTTATCGTACCAAAAAGAATCTCCAATAAGGCAGGGCGCTTTTTACTATTATAATGTTCCTACAAGCACATGGATAGATATGAATGCCGTAACCACTACGCCTTACCGGTTAATGATTGAACCGAAACATTTATTGGCCATAAATGCTGCTGCAATAAGCATCAGTTCACAATCTGCTGCTAATTGCACCAAAAATATCAACGTTACTATTTCGAATGCCGGCACCAACCCTATTGCACCCGGTACTGCAGCAGTTACATTAAATATTGGCGGTGCAAATACCTACAATGCTACATTAAACAATACTACCAGCATTAATGCCGGTGGTAATGAAGTAATTGCATTTAATGGAATTAATACACCCAATAGCGGAACCAACTACGACACTGCTTTTGTAACACTAAGCGGAGACGATGACCAACTGAATGATACCATTGCATCCACATTTATCAGCGGCCCGGCTGCTACACTCTCCGGAGCTTCCTCAAATGGCGTTGCATTAGTGAAAAATTGTGAAGATGCAGGCTGGACTTATTATTCTGATCCGGCAGACTTAAACAGCTACCTGCTTTCTATTAACTGGGACCCCGGAAATTCCGGCGCCAATGCATTACCCAAAGCCAATGCCATTCCCCGTGTACAATTAGATGCAGGTTTTTTCTCTGCTACTGATATACCAACCAAAAAAGCCACCTATACTTTGCAACGTTACTGGAATGTTGATTTGATGGGCAATACGCTTACTGCTCCGGTAAACTTACGTTTCTTTTACAACCCTGCCGATAAAGTATTAGTGGATAATGCTGCTTCAAATTTTGCTACCGCAAACATTGGCACACTTGAACCCTCACAATGGTTCCAATTAACGGCGCCATCGTTTGTGGGAGATGCAGCCCATGTTATTCCCGACTTTGTGCTCAACTCCTATCCTATTTATAATAGCAACACGCTCAATAATACCATCAACGGAGTTTTATATGCACAATTTGATGGCTTAGCAGATATTACCGGAGGCACTTATGCAACCGGCGTTGGGCCAAGTACACCGTTGCCACTTTTACTTACCAATTTTGAAGCAAGGCAAAACGGAAGAAAAAATTTATTGACCTGGAGAACGGCCAATGAAATAAACGTACAAAATTTTGAAATTGAACGCAGCAGTAATGGCATCAATTTTTCTTCTATTGGAGAAGTAGCTGCCAATGGTACCATGCACTACCAGTTTGTGGATAATACACCTTTAAAGGGCACTAATTATTACCGCCTTAAAATTATTGACCTCAACAGTAGTTACCGTATTAGCGAAACAAAACTGCTAAGCTTTAATACATCCGGAATAATACTTTATCCCAATCCTTTAACCACAGCTGCAATGCTTGAAATAGATGCGGTAAATGCAGGTACTTTTGAAATAAGTATTTCTGATGTTGCTGGTACAATAATTCAATTAAATACAACCTATACAATTATTCAGCCGGGAATTAACAGGATACCGGTAAATGTTGCCCGGCTTGCACCTGGAACTTATTTTATTAATGTAAAATCTGATGGTTTAAAACAATCAATAAAATTTGTAAAACAATAA
- a CDS encoding DUF4293 family protein: protein MLQRIQSIWLLLASICSFATLKFPFYMGTDKTGVPSSTLEATDNFLLIIFTVAIGVTALLSIFLYKNRAMQIKFIAGSMILECVLIILYYNYSVQYAEGHFVLTSIFHLFILLFLFLAIRGIIRDNKIVRESNRLR, encoded by the coding sequence ATGTTACAACGAATTCAATCTATCTGGCTGCTGCTGGCTTCAATATGCTCATTTGCTACTCTTAAATTCCCCTTTTATATGGGAACTGATAAAACAGGAGTGCCTTCATCTACCCTGGAGGCAACAGACAACTTTTTACTTATCATTTTCACTGTAGCTATTGGCGTTACAGCCCTTCTATCCATTTTTTTATATAAAAACCGGGCAATGCAAATAAAATTTATTGCCGGAAGCATGATTTTGGAATGTGTTTTGATAATTTTATACTACAATTATTCTGTGCAATATGCCGAAGGGCATTTTGTACTGACATCTATATTTCATTTATTTATTCTTCTCTTTTTATTTTTGGCAATAAGGGGAATTATTCGTGATAATAAAATTGTGAGAGAAAGCAACCGGTTGCGATGA
- a CDS encoding serine hydroxymethyltransferase: protein MQRDNTVFNLIGKELTRQRQGIELIASENFTSLQVMEAMGTSLTNKYAEGYPGRRYYGGCEIVDEIEQLAIDRIKQVFNCSYANVQPHSGAQANAALMLAILQPGDKILGLDLSMGGHLTHGSPVNFSGKLYEAHFYTVKKDTGFIDYEMLEEKARSLKPKLIICGASAYSRDYDYARIRKAADEAGAFLMCDIAHPAGLIAKNLMNSPFEHCHFITSTTHKTLRGPRGGIILMKTDFENPMGLKDPKGNIRMMSHILDMAVFPGTQGGPLEHVIAAKAIAFGELLSNDFTIYAQQIQKNAQAMTKALLAKEYQIISGGTDNHLMLIDLRNKNITGKKAQETLDKAHITLNKNAVPYDDKSPFVTSGIRIGVPAITTRGMKEEHMQTVVDLIDNVLMNIDNEAIISTVQNKVKELMHAFPLYPELKN from the coding sequence ATGCAACGAGATAATACCGTTTTTAATTTGATTGGCAAAGAATTAACCAGGCAAAGGCAAGGAATAGAATTGATTGCCAGCGAAAATTTCACCAGCTTACAGGTAATGGAAGCTATGGGCACTTCGCTCACCAATAAATATGCAGAAGGCTACCCCGGACGCAGGTATTATGGAGGTTGTGAAATTGTGGATGAAATTGAACAACTGGCAATTGACAGGATAAAGCAGGTTTTCAATTGTAGTTATGCCAACGTGCAGCCCCATAGTGGCGCACAGGCAAATGCAGCCCTCATGCTGGCCATTTTGCAACCCGGTGATAAGATTTTAGGATTAGACCTTAGCATGGGCGGGCACCTAACCCATGGCTCTCCTGTAAATTTTTCGGGAAAATTATATGAAGCCCATTTTTATACTGTTAAAAAAGATACCGGGTTTATAGATTACGAAATGCTGGAAGAAAAAGCCAGGTCATTAAAACCCAAGCTGATTATTTGCGGTGCTTCGGCTTACAGCAGGGATTATGATTATGCCAGGATAAGAAAAGCGGCCGATGAAGCCGGTGCTTTTTTAATGTGTGACATTGCACATCCTGCAGGCTTAATTGCCAAAAACTTAATGAACTCGCCATTTGAGCATTGTCATTTTATAACCAGCACAACACATAAAACGCTACGTGGACCAAGAGGCGGTATTATTTTAATGAAAACGGATTTTGAAAACCCAATGGGATTAAAAGATCCTAAAGGAAATATAAGAATGATGAGCCATATACTGGACATGGCCGTTTTCCCGGGCACACAAGGTGGGCCTTTGGAACATGTAATTGCTGCAAAAGCTATTGCCTTTGGCGAATTACTCAGCAATGATTTTACCATTTATGCCCAACAAATACAAAAAAATGCACAGGCAATGACCAAAGCACTGCTGGCAAAAGAATACCAGATAATTAGCGGCGGCACTGACAACCACCTGATGCTGATAGACCTGCGAAATAAAAATATTACCGGTAAAAAAGCACAGGAAACACTGGATAAAGCACATATTACTCTCAATAAAAATGCCGTGCCTTACGATGATAAAAGCCCTTTTGTTACTAGTGGTATAAGAATAGGCGTACCGGCAATTACAACCAGGGGAATGAAAGAAGAACATATGCAAACGGTGGTTGATCTTATAGATAATGTATTAATGAATATTGATAATGAAGCCATCATTTCAACGGTGCAAAATAAGGTGAAAGAATTGATGCATGCTTTTCCATTGTACCCCGAATTAAAAAATTAA
- a CDS encoding NTP transferase domain-containing protein, with translation MKAIIPVAGAGTKLRPHTYTQPKALIPLAGKTILSIIIEQLRDAGIKEFIFIVGYLGDKIQDYVMANHKDIQSYFVTQSERLGTGHAIDLTKNLVADDEVLIIMGDTIAEYDVNDVINAPTSLLGVKKVDDPRNFGVAEINEDGAITRVVEKPAIPKSNMALVGIYKIKETSQLFACIEKIQQLKIKSYDEFNLTDALECMIEKNIVFLPFKVENWFDCGKKDSLIASNAILLKKFGTSESKSADYENSIIIPPVSIGEGCVIQNSVVGPNVSIGDHSIINNCIIKDTIIGAYSKIQEIVLNNSLIGSDASVKGVSRNLNIGDNTEIELGGSSK, from the coding sequence ATGAAGGCAATCATTCCTGTTGCAGGCGCAGGCACTAAACTTCGCCCACATACATATACACAACCTAAAGCGTTGATACCGCTTGCGGGTAAAACCATCCTGAGCATTATTATTGAACAATTGAGAGATGCCGGTATTAAAGAATTTATTTTTATTGTGGGCTACCTTGGCGATAAAATACAGGATTATGTTATGGCAAACCATAAGGATATACAGTCCTATTTTGTAACCCAAAGCGAAAGATTGGGAACTGGCCATGCCATTGATCTTACTAAAAACCTGGTTGCTGACGATGAAGTGCTCATTATTATGGGCGACACCATTGCGGAATACGATGTAAACGATGTTATTAATGCACCTACTTCATTACTCGGTGTAAAGAAAGTAGATGACCCTAGAAATTTTGGCGTTGCCGAAATTAATGAGGATGGCGCTATAACCAGGGTAGTGGAAAAGCCGGCAATACCTAAAAGCAATATGGCGCTGGTAGGTATTTATAAAATTAAAGAAACAAGCCAGTTATTTGCATGTATTGAAAAAATACAACAGCTTAAAATTAAAAGTTACGATGAGTTTAACCTTACCGATGCACTGGAATGTATGATTGAAAAGAACATTGTATTTCTGCCATTTAAAGTGGAGAATTGGTTTGATTGCGGCAAAAAAGATTCGCTGATTGCTTCTAATGCCATATTGTTAAAAAAATTTGGAACAAGCGAAAGCAAATCCGCCGACTATGAAAATTCCATTATAATTCCGCCAGTGAGTATTGGTGAAGGATGTGTAATTCAAAATTCGGTTGTTGGGCCAAATGTTTCCATTGGCGACCATAGCATCATCAACAATTGTATTATAAAAGATACCATTATTGGCGCTTATTCCAAAATACAGGAAATTGTATTAAACAACTCCCTTATAGGCAGCGATGCATCGGTAAAAGGTGTGAGCCGTAATTTAAACATTGGCGATAATACCGAAATTGAATTGGGAGGCTCATCAAAATAA
- a CDS encoding nitronate monooxygenase, whose amino-acid sequence MGTSKVTGLFNIEKPIIQAGMIWVSGWRLASAVSNAGGLGIIGSGSMYPDVLKEHIQKCKQATGKPFAVNIPLLYPDIDKHIGTIIEQQVPIVFSSAGNPKTYTALLKSNGIKVVHVVSSAKFALKAQDAGCDAVVAEGFEAGGHNGREETTTMVLIPCVSKAVDIPVIAAGGIATGRQMLAALVLGASAVQIGSRFVASVEASCHNNFKNAVIDAIEGDTMLSLKALTPVRLLKNNFYQQVQQAESICASKEQLEELLGRGRAKKGMFEGNMDDGELEIGQVSSMINNIKPAAEILNEIWMEYNDLL is encoded by the coding sequence ATGGGCACCTCAAAAGTTACCGGTTTATTTAATATTGAAAAGCCAATTATACAAGCCGGTATGATTTGGGTAAGTGGGTGGCGGCTGGCAAGCGCCGTAAGTAATGCAGGTGGCCTGGGCATTATAGGCAGCGGCAGCATGTACCCGGATGTATTAAAAGAGCATATCCAAAAATGTAAACAGGCCACAGGAAAACCTTTTGCGGTTAACATACCCTTATTATATCCCGATATTGACAAGCATATTGGTACAATAATTGAACAGCAGGTACCCATTGTTTTTAGCAGCGCAGGCAATCCCAAAACCTATACTGCGTTATTGAAAAGCAATGGTATAAAAGTAGTGCATGTGGTGAGCAGCGCCAAGTTTGCATTAAAAGCGCAAGATGCAGGATGCGATGCTGTAGTGGCCGAAGGGTTTGAAGCAGGAGGGCATAATGGAAGAGAAGAAACTACAACAATGGTTTTAATACCATGTGTAAGTAAAGCGGTGGATATTCCTGTAATTGCTGCCGGTGGTATAGCAACAGGCAGGCAAATGCTGGCAGCGCTTGTATTGGGTGCTTCTGCAGTACAAATAGGCAGCAGGTTTGTGGCAAGTGTTGAAGCATCCTGCCACAATAATTTTAAAAATGCCGTAATAGATGCCATTGAAGGAGATACCATGTTAAGCTTAAAAGCGCTTACGCCGGTGCGGTTGCTCAAAAATAATTTTTACCAGCAGGTGCAACAAGCAGAGTCAATTTGTGCATCAAAGGAGCAACTGGAAGAGCTTTTGGGCCGTGGCCGTGCAAAAAAAGGCATGTTTGAAGGCAATATGGATGATGGCGAATTGGAAATAGGTCAGGTAAGTTCAATGATCAATAATATAAAACCTGCCGCAGAAATTCTAAATGAAATATGGATGGAATACAATGATTTACTATAA